The following are encoded in a window of Thermoanaerobacter ethanolicus JW 200 genomic DNA:
- a CDS encoding class I SAM-dependent methyltransferase: MERDVKEAVEMLGRGSGKALDIGTGRGRMAAALAEYGYQVVSIDESKDALKRAEDLLKESVTLENILLLQGDAHNLPFLDETFEVVATYNAMHHMRDYKKVLDEMVRVCKKGGSILISELNEYGRKVVAERHKERGSYHEANISIEDIAKYLEVEYALIGEIKKSERTDIFISKK; this comes from the coding sequence ATGGAGAGAGATGTAAAAGAAGCTGTGGAAATGTTAGGCAGAGGAAGTGGAAAAGCTCTTGATATTGGTACAGGACGGGGACGAATGGCAGCCGCTTTGGCTGAATACGGATATCAAGTCGTGTCTATTGATGAGAGTAAAGATGCTTTAAAAAGAGCAGAAGACCTTTTGAAAGAAAGTGTAACTTTGGAAAATATTTTGCTACTTCAGGGAGATGCTCACAATCTTCCATTTTTAGATGAAACCTTTGAGGTTGTGGCTACATACAATGCCATGCATCACATGAGGGATTATAAAAAGGTACTGGATGAGATGGTGAGGGTCTGTAAAAAAGGCGGTAGTATTCTTATATCCGAATTAAACGAATATGGGAGGAAAGTTGTTGCTGAAAGACACAAAGAAAGAGGAAGCTATCATGAAGCAAATATAAGCATTGAAGATATTGCAAAGTATTTAGAAGTCGAATATGCTTTAATAGGAGAAATAAAAAAGTCAGAAAGGACAGATATTTTTATATCCAAAAAATGA
- a CDS encoding DMT family transporter has protein sequence MERIKSYYPYLAGIGMASIFGFSFMFTSMGLDVASPMELIAYRFLLAAFMITLLWVFGIIKLNYRGKNLWPLFLLSLSEPVVYFIFETYGVKYTSSSLSGLMIALIPVAVTALAAVFLKERPSLYQLFFILLSVTGVAFIIFMTGVESRNTSIIGFVYLLVAVLSAAFYSILARKSSLEFSPIEITFVMMWFAAISFNFLNLIDRLAKGYPISDYFRDLTDYRVLIPVLYLGVLSSVVAYFLNNYALSKLPASQASVFANLTTVISVIAGITIRREAFYWYHIIGAIMILIGVWGTNYFGKVSQPIISSEETH, from the coding sequence TTGGAGAGGATAAAGAGTTATTATCCTTATTTAGCAGGAATAGGAATGGCATCAATTTTTGGATTTTCTTTTATGTTTACCTCTATGGGGCTTGATGTAGCTTCTCCTATGGAGCTTATAGCCTATCGTTTTTTACTTGCAGCATTTATGATTACTCTTTTGTGGGTATTTGGAATTATTAAACTTAATTATAGAGGGAAAAATCTGTGGCCATTGTTTTTATTGTCTCTATCAGAGCCTGTTGTGTATTTTATATTTGAAACATATGGTGTAAAATATACATCCTCTTCTCTTTCTGGTTTGATGATAGCTTTAATTCCTGTTGCTGTTACCGCTTTGGCGGCGGTATTTTTAAAGGAAAGGCCTTCTTTGTATCAGCTTTTCTTTATTCTTTTGTCTGTTACAGGAGTTGCTTTTATAATTTTTATGACAGGTGTTGAAAGCCGTAATACGTCAATTATAGGTTTTGTATATCTTTTAGTAGCAGTCTTATCTGCAGCTTTTTACAGTATTTTAGCAAGAAAGTCTTCTTTAGAATTTTCACCTATTGAGATAACCTTTGTCATGATGTGGTTTGCCGCAATTTCTTTCAATTTTTTAAATTTAATTGATAGATTAGCAAAAGGCTATCCTATTTCTGACTATTTCAGGGATTTAACTGATTACAGAGTACTTATTCCTGTGCTATATCTAGGTGTTTTATCTTCTGTTGTAGCGTATTTTTTAAACAATTACGCTCTTTCAAAATTGCCTGCATCTCAAGCTTCAGTTTTTGCAAATTTGACCACAGTAATTTCGGTAATAGCGGGGATCACCATACGACGTGAAGCTTTTTATTGGTATCATATAATAGGAGCTATTATGATATTGATAGGAGTATGGGGGACAAATTATTTTGGAAAAGTGTCTCAACCGATTATTTCTTCAGAAGAAACACACTGA
- a CDS encoding RNA polymerase sigma factor SigX: MFKIEESFKDIFEKYYPKVLNQISWMIKDEFKAEDITQEVFIKYFKNPPRHNENIGGWLSKVAINHALNYIRSEKNTKTRELEVFKNTQEEFFEDPEEIAIKRFERAKVKEVLLKMSKRDMMCLILKHSGYSYEEIAISLGIKKTSVGTTIARAQKKFKELYEKEV, translated from the coding sequence GTGTTCAAAATAGAGGAAAGTTTCAAAGATATCTTTGAAAAATATTATCCAAAAGTTTTAAATCAAATTTCTTGGATGATAAAAGACGAATTCAAAGCGGAAGACATTACTCAAGAAGTTTTTATAAAGTATTTTAAAAATCCTCCCCGTCACAATGAAAATATAGGAGGTTGGTTATCCAAAGTAGCAATAAATCATGCCTTAAATTATATCCGCAGTGAAAAAAACACAAAAACAAGAGAACTGGAAGTTTTTAAAAACACGCAAGAGGAATTTTTTGAAGACCCTGAAGAAATAGCAATTAAAAGGTTTGAAAGAGCTAAAGTGAAAGAAGTCCTCCTAAAAATGAGTAAAAGAGATATGATGTGTCTAATACTTAAACATTCAGGATATAGTTACGAAGAAATAGCAATATCATTGGGAATTAAGAAAACCTCCGTCGGCACAACCATAGCAAGAGCACAAAAAAAGTTTAAAGAATTATATGAAAAGGAGGTGTAA
- a CDS encoding DUF2275 domain-containing protein, with translation MCYDEGTLQAYLDSELDEITAKNVEEHLKTCDVCREKLEQLKSINEFTSKALKASNIDLNEAWATLNEKLSKNNNKGGMFAMFTKYKKSIAALVVVAFVVSSMLFPPLKNAEAKILNLLRLNKMQIITITPDDITQIQNEFYNRNIKNIDLKEYGEILRSGSYEGYEVSINEIDKLKSDVDYKFKLPTDENFEINHIYVSKGDGLEFKLNVDKINELIKTFGGTHLFPKELNNKPITINVGTSINIDIKEKKDNNDTENIKKSIYLTINKTPEIVVPEGANIDKVIDALANLPFLPDNLKKQIASVTDWKETLPIPMDESTNVKEINIRGNTAIILTNKYSPNMASIAWNENGVMYSLSIYGSYEPSTDKQTINDELITQQNINTLIQIANSMR, from the coding sequence ATGTGCTACGATGAAGGAACTCTTCAAGCATATCTAGACAGTGAACTGGATGAAATCACTGCAAAAAATGTAGAAGAACATTTAAAAACTTGCGATGTATGTAGAGAAAAACTTGAACAACTAAAATCCATAAATGAATTCACTTCAAAAGCTTTAAAAGCAAGCAATATAGATTTAAATGAAGCTTGGGCTACTCTAAATGAAAAATTGAGCAAAAATAATAATAAAGGAGGAATGTTTGCCATGTTTACAAAGTACAAAAAGTCAATTGCCGCCTTAGTCGTAGTGGCATTTGTAGTTTCCTCAATGCTTTTCCCGCCCCTTAAAAATGCAGAGGCTAAAATTCTAAATTTATTGAGACTTAACAAAATGCAGATTATAACTATTACACCTGATGACATTACACAAATTCAAAATGAGTTCTATAATAGAAACATAAAGAACATTGACTTAAAAGAATATGGTGAAATATTAAGGTCTGGAAGTTATGAAGGATATGAAGTTTCAATAAATGAAATTGACAAACTAAAGTCCGATGTAGATTATAAATTTAAGCTGCCAACTGACGAAAATTTTGAAATTAACCATATATATGTATCAAAGGGTGATGGATTAGAGTTTAAACTTAATGTTGACAAAATAAATGAATTAATTAAAACATTTGGCGGCACACATCTTTTCCCTAAAGAGCTCAACAATAAACCTATTACAATAAATGTTGGCACATCTATAAATATTGATATAAAAGAAAAAAAGGATAATAATGATACAGAAAATATCAAAAAAAGTATTTATCTTACCATAAATAAAACTCCTGAGATTGTAGTACCAGAAGGGGCAAATATAGATAAGGTAATTGATGCCTTGGCTAACCTCCCATTTTTGCCCGACAATTTAAAAAAACAAATTGCAAGTGTAACTGACTGGAAGGAGACATTACCTATACCAATGGATGAATCTACAAATGTTAAAGAAATAAATATAAGAGGAAATACAGCTATTATTCTAACAAATAAATATTCTCCAAATATGGCATCTATAGCATGGAATGAAAACGGAGTAATGTATAGTCTATCAATCTATGGATCCTATGAACCATCTACAGACAAACAAACAATAAATGATGAATTAATAACACAGCAAAATATAAATACATTAATCCAAATCGCAAATTCAATGAGGTGA
- a CDS encoding ABC transporter ATP-binding protein gives MVLETQNLSKQFNGKGGFKEVTLSVEKGQVFGFLGPNGAGKSTFVKTMVGLLHPTSGFAWILGKPIGTVESREKVGFLPENFRYHDWMTGKELLSFHAELYKIKNPGKKIDELLELVKLKGHESKLIKNYSKGMQQRIGIAIALLNDPEIVFLDEPTSALDPVGRIEVREIIKQLKSQGKTVFLNSHLLSEVEMVCDEVAIINHGRIIAEGKLEELLKEHTHVEMIVSDYTSELIEKISRLSKEFQFKEGKLSFKVEDREKIPVIAKMVIEAGAKLYQLNTQTSSLEDLFINLIGKDEVS, from the coding sequence ATGGTTTTAGAAACTCAAAATCTCTCAAAACAATTTAATGGAAAAGGTGGATTTAAAGAAGTCACTCTCTCTGTAGAAAAGGGGCAAGTTTTTGGATTCTTAGGTCCAAATGGTGCTGGAAAAAGCACTTTTGTAAAGACCATGGTGGGGCTTTTACACCCCACCTCTGGTTTTGCTTGGATTTTAGGGAAACCCATAGGTACTGTAGAGTCCAGAGAAAAAGTAGGATTTTTACCTGAAAATTTTAGATACCACGACTGGATGACAGGAAAAGAGCTTTTGAGCTTCCATGCTGAGCTTTATAAAATAAAAAATCCAGGCAAAAAAATTGATGAACTTTTAGAATTGGTAAAATTAAAAGGTCATGAAAGTAAACTTATAAAAAATTACAGCAAAGGAATGCAGCAAAGAATTGGCATTGCAATAGCCCTTTTAAATGACCCCGAAATAGTGTTTTTAGATGAACCTACTTCAGCTCTTGACCCTGTTGGAAGAATTGAAGTAAGAGAAATCATAAAACAATTAAAATCGCAAGGCAAAACTGTTTTTTTAAACAGCCACCTCTTAAGTGAAGTGGAAATGGTATGCGATGAAGTAGCCATAATAAACCATGGCCGAATAATAGCCGAAGGAAAACTGGAAGAGCTATTAAAAGAACACACCCATGTAGAAATGATTGTATCAGACTATACTTCAGAGTTGATTGAAAAAATTTCTCGCTTATCAAAAGAATTTCAATTTAAAGAAGGTAAGCTCTCTTTTAAAGTAGAAGACAGAGAAAAAATACCAGTTATAGCTAAAATGGTAATAGAAGCCGGTGCCAAGTTATATCAATTAAATACTCAAACTTCTTCATTGGAAGACTTATTCATAAACTTAATTGGAAAGGATGAGGTGTCGTGA
- a CDS encoding ABC transporter permease — MITIIKYTFKEMLKKRAFLLVSLLSLLYLSIYTFGLSKIFERPNDSIYDIIFQSEILSAGLFFANFIMAFLVVLTSVNAISGEIENGTIYAVLSKPIKRYELVLGKFIGLGAMIVIYSSIMFLSVVGLNIFMGSKITFEASNILRGLFFFDLGPIVFLALIIASSSIFSTVNTGIIAIMAYGIALVGGVLEQIGTAMQQSQVGAFGLKSGESLINAGIITSLILPTDVIYRKMTAELLTQSSGISFMTQGLFGGMSQPSIYMFIYIFFYVVFLLYYGAKRFSQRDL, encoded by the coding sequence GTGATAACTATAATAAAATATACCTTTAAAGAGATGCTAAAAAAACGGGCTTTTCTATTAGTCTCCCTTTTGTCCCTCCTCTACCTTTCCATATATACTTTTGGCTTAAGTAAAATATTTGAGCGTCCCAACGATTCTATATATGACATCATCTTTCAATCAGAAATTTTGTCTGCCGGTCTATTTTTCGCAAATTTCATAATGGCTTTTCTTGTAGTTTTGACATCAGTAAATGCTATATCAGGAGAAATAGAAAATGGCACCATATACGCCGTTTTATCGAAACCTATAAAAAGATATGAACTGGTGTTGGGAAAATTTATAGGCTTAGGCGCTATGATTGTAATATACAGCTCCATCATGTTTTTGTCTGTAGTAGGTTTAAACATCTTTATGGGGTCTAAAATAACCTTTGAAGCAAGCAATATTTTAAGAGGACTTTTTTTCTTCGACTTAGGACCGATTGTATTTTTAGCCCTTATAATAGCTTCCAGCTCAATTTTTTCGACTGTAAACACAGGCATCATAGCTATTATGGCTTATGGAATTGCCCTCGTCGGAGGTGTTCTTGAACAAATTGGAACAGCAATGCAACAAAGTCAAGTCGGTGCCTTTGGCTTAAAAAGCGGAGAAAGCCTTATAAACGCAGGGATAATTACAAGCCTCATCCTTCCTACAGATGTCATATATAGAAAAATGACTGCAGAGCTTTTGACACAAAGTAGTGGGATAAGTTTTATGACACAAGGACTCTTTGGGGGCATGTCTCAACCCAGTATTTACATGTTCATATACATCTTTTTCTACGTGGTATTTCTCCTCTATTACGGTGCAAAGCGCTTTTCACAAAGAGACTTATAA
- a CDS encoding DUF1284 domain-containing protein, protein MEIRGHHFLCVLGFRGLGYDEKFVKNMDEIIRKLNNEHDMLIKAVDSVDNICSMCPNNVNGECTEEEYPGSVKGKDRAVLEVLDIRPGEILSYREVTNRIKEKMTEEKMEKICSNCQWFSLGYCLEGFKKLKGGV, encoded by the coding sequence ATGGAGATAAGAGGACATCACTTTTTGTGTGTGTTGGGCTTTAGAGGGCTTGGTTATGATGAAAAATTTGTTAAAAATATGGATGAAATTATTAGAAAATTGAATAATGAACATGATATGTTGATAAAAGCTGTGGATAGTGTGGATAACATTTGCAGCATGTGTCCAAACAATGTAAATGGAGAATGTACAGAGGAAGAGTATCCAGGAAGTGTAAAAGGAAAAGATAGGGCAGTTTTAGAAGTTTTAGATATAAGGCCAGGGGAGATATTGAGCTATAGGGAAGTCACAAATAGAATTAAAGAGAAAATGACTGAAGAAAAAATGGAAAAGATATGCAGTAACTGTCAATGGTTTAGTCTTGGGTATTGTTTGGAAGGGTTTAAAAAGTTAAAAGGCGGTGTGTGA
- a CDS encoding CDIF630_02480 family spore surface protein gives MTKKPKKPHKVPIENHKTASWANIQNVKEESNVPIPSKNEVINAKEWVEENKK, from the coding sequence ATGACTAAAAAACCAAAAAAACCTCACAAAGTGCCAATAGAAAATCATAAGACTGCTTCCTGGGCAAATATACAAAATGTAAAAGAAGAATCAAATGTGCCTATCCCAAGTAAAAATGAGGTAATAAACGCAAAAGAATGGGTAGAAGAAAACAAAAAATAA
- the nifJ gene encoding pyruvate:ferredoxin (flavodoxin) oxidoreductase — translation MRKMATMDGNTAAAYASYAFTEVAAIYPITPSSPMAENVDEWAAHGKKNIFGQPVKVVEMQSEAGAAGAVHGSLTAGALTTTYTASQGLLLMIPNMYKIAGELLPGVFHVSARAISTHALSIFGDHQDVMAVRQTGFALLCSANVQEAMDMAFIAHLSAIKSRVPFLHFFDGFRTSHEMQKIEVVEYEEIAKLLDLRAAKEFRDRALNPEHPVVRGTAQNPDIYFQGREAANKFYEKVPDIVEDYMKRYKELTGREYHLFDYYGSKDAEYIIVAMGSVCDTIEETIDYLTKKGEKVGLIKVHLYRPFSEKHFFEVLPDTVKKIAVLDRTKEPGSIGEPLYLDVAKLFYNKDKKPGIVGGRYGLGSKDTTPSQIIAVYDNLKKDSPKDRFTIGILDDVTYTSLEEGEFVETTPEGTVSCKFWGLGSDGTVGANKSAIKIIGDNTDLYVQAYFQYDSKKSGGTTISHLRFGKKPIKSSYLVNHADYIACHNKSFIYNYDVLKGLKHGGTFVLNCPWSKEELEEKLPASMKRYIAKNNINFYTIDAISIAQEAGLGGRINMIMQTVFFKLINIIPFEEAVEYLKDSIQKAYGKKGQDIVDMNLKAVDRSVEALVKVEVPEEWKNAKEGQKIVKPEPDFVKNIQRPMERNEGDLLPVSAFVGMEDGTFPTGTTAYEKRGIAVLIPEWQIDNCIQCNQCSYVCPHAVIRPFLLTEEEMKKAPPTFKLKKAIGRGLEGLWYRIQVSPLDCTGCGNCADVCPAPTKALIMKPAEEQIEKEARNWEYAVTLDVKDNLVDKTTLKGSQFAKPLFEFSGACPGCGETPYIKLLTQLFGDRMMIANATGCSSIYGASAPSIPYTTNKEGKGPAWANSLFEDNAEFGYGMFLANKQIRERLRDLMKEAINMPIDEELKAAFQEWIDGMEDGDKSKIASKKILDIINRGGYTENEIIKEILDKKDFLVKKSQWIIGGDGWAYDIGFGGLDHVIASGEDVNVLVLDTEVYSNTGGQSSKSTPSGAVAKFAAAGKRTSKKDLGLMAMSYGYVYVAQVAMGANMNQAIKAFVEAEKYKGPSLIIAYAPCINHGIKSGMGTSIMEEKKAVESGYWHLYRFNPELKKEGKNPFVLDSKEPTKSFREFIEGEIRYSSLKNVFPHIAEKLYQKAEDTAKERYERYRKLAE, via the coding sequence ATGCGAAAAATGGCTACAATGGACGGAAATACAGCAGCTGCTTATGCCTCTTATGCTTTTACGGAGGTTGCAGCAATTTACCCTATTACGCCTTCTTCTCCAATGGCTGAAAATGTTGATGAATGGGCTGCCCATGGCAAGAAGAATATATTTGGTCAACCCGTGAAGGTTGTTGAAATGCAGTCAGAAGCAGGTGCTGCAGGTGCTGTCCATGGTTCTTTAACTGCAGGCGCTTTGACAACCACATATACCGCATCACAGGGGCTTCTTTTAATGATACCAAACATGTATAAAATTGCAGGAGAGCTTTTGCCAGGGGTGTTTCATGTAAGTGCCCGCGCTATTTCTACTCATGCACTTTCTATATTTGGCGACCATCAGGATGTAATGGCAGTAAGACAAACAGGTTTTGCACTTCTTTGTTCTGCCAATGTACAGGAAGCCATGGATATGGCATTTATAGCCCATCTTTCTGCTATAAAATCTAGGGTACCATTTTTGCATTTTTTTGATGGCTTTAGGACTTCTCACGAGATGCAAAAAATAGAAGTGGTGGAATATGAGGAAATTGCGAAACTTTTAGATTTAAGGGCAGCAAAAGAGTTTAGGGACAGAGCGTTAAATCCTGAACATCCTGTTGTAAGAGGTACTGCACAAAATCCTGATATTTATTTTCAAGGAAGAGAAGCTGCTAATAAATTTTATGAAAAGGTTCCTGACATAGTAGAAGATTACATGAAGAGGTACAAAGAGCTGACTGGAAGAGAATATCACCTTTTTGACTATTACGGTTCAAAGGACGCAGAGTATATAATTGTAGCTATGGGTTCTGTTTGTGACACGATAGAAGAGACGATTGATTATTTAACAAAAAAAGGAGAAAAAGTGGGTTTAATTAAAGTACATCTCTACAGGCCATTTTCTGAAAAACACTTTTTTGAGGTTTTACCTGATACAGTTAAAAAGATTGCCGTATTAGACAGGACAAAAGAGCCGGGTTCAATAGGAGAGCCTTTGTACCTTGATGTGGCTAAATTATTTTATAACAAAGATAAAAAGCCCGGCATAGTAGGAGGTAGATATGGTCTGGGCTCAAAAGATACAACTCCTTCTCAGATTATTGCAGTCTATGACAATTTAAAAAAGGACTCCCCCAAAGACCGTTTTACCATAGGAATTTTAGACGATGTGACTTACACATCATTAGAAGAAGGTGAATTTGTAGAGACTACTCCTGAAGGCACTGTAAGCTGCAAGTTTTGGGGATTAGGCTCTGATGGAACGGTTGGGGCGAATAAATCGGCTATTAAAATAATTGGGGACAACACAGACTTGTATGTGCAGGCATATTTTCAGTATGACAGCAAAAAATCAGGAGGCACCACTATTTCACATTTGAGGTTTGGTAAAAAGCCGATTAAATCTTCTTATTTGGTAAATCATGCTGATTATATTGCCTGTCACAATAAGTCTTTTATTTACAATTATGATGTTTTAAAAGGACTTAAACATGGTGGGACTTTTGTATTAAATTGTCCTTGGAGTAAAGAGGAGCTGGAGGAGAAGTTACCTGCTTCAATGAAAAGATATATAGCTAAAAACAATATCAATTTTTATACAATAGATGCCATATCAATTGCCCAAGAAGCAGGTTTGGGTGGCAGAATAAACATGATAATGCAGACAGTGTTTTTTAAACTTATAAATATAATACCTTTTGAAGAAGCAGTTGAGTATTTAAAAGATTCTATACAGAAGGCCTATGGCAAAAAGGGTCAGGATATAGTGGATATGAACTTAAAGGCTGTTGACAGAAGCGTAGAAGCTCTTGTAAAAGTAGAAGTGCCTGAGGAGTGGAAAAACGCAAAAGAAGGGCAAAAAATTGTAAAGCCAGAGCCTGATTTTGTTAAAAATATACAAAGACCTATGGAAAGAAATGAAGGAGACCTCCTTCCTGTAAGTGCTTTTGTCGGCATGGAAGATGGCACATTTCCTACTGGCACGACTGCCTATGAAAAGAGAGGAATTGCAGTATTGATACCCGAATGGCAAATAGACAACTGTATACAGTGTAACCAGTGCTCTTATGTTTGCCCCCATGCAGTAATACGGCCATTTTTGTTAACGGAGGAAGAAATGAAAAAAGCGCCTCCAACTTTTAAACTGAAAAAAGCAATAGGAAGAGGATTAGAAGGGCTTTGGTATAGAATACAGGTAAGTCCTTTAGACTGTACAGGATGCGGCAATTGTGCAGATGTTTGTCCAGCACCTACAAAAGCTCTTATAATGAAACCCGCTGAAGAACAAATAGAAAAAGAAGCGAGAAATTGGGAGTATGCTGTAACTCTTGATGTCAAAGATAATTTAGTGGATAAGACAACTTTAAAAGGTAGTCAATTTGCAAAGCCTCTGTTTGAATTCAGTGGCGCATGCCCCGGCTGTGGTGAGACTCCTTACATAAAGCTTTTGACACAGCTTTTTGGAGATAGGATGATGATAGCAAATGCCACAGGCTGTTCATCTATTTATGGGGCAAGTGCACCCTCTATTCCTTATACTACTAATAAAGAGGGAAAAGGGCCTGCTTGGGCTAACTCACTTTTTGAAGACAATGCCGAATTTGGTTACGGCATGTTTTTAGCAAATAAGCAGATAAGGGAAAGGCTTAGAGATTTGATGAAAGAAGCTATAAATATGCCTATTGACGAAGAATTAAAAGCTGCATTCCAAGAGTGGATTGATGGGATGGAGGATGGAGATAAATCTAAAATTGCTTCTAAAAAGATTTTGGATATTATAAATAGAGGCGGGTATACAGAGAATGAGATAATAAAAGAGATACTTGACAAAAAAGATTTTCTTGTAAAAAAATCTCAGTGGATAATAGGGGGAGATGGATGGGCGTATGACATTGGCTTTGGAGGGCTTGACCATGTTATAGCATCAGGAGAAGATGTAAATGTACTAGTGCTTGACACAGAGGTGTATTCTAATACAGGAGGGCAATCCTCAAAATCTACTCCATCAGGGGCAGTTGCAAAATTTGCGGCAGCAGGTAAGAGGACAAGCAAGAAAGATTTAGGTTTGATGGCTATGAGCTATGGATACGTGTATGTGGCGCAAGTTGCAATGGGAGCAAATATGAACCAGGCGATAAAGGCTTTTGTGGAGGCAGAAAAATACAAAGGGCCTTCACTTATAATAGCATACGCTCCTTGTATAAACCATGGCATAAAGTCAGGCATGGGGACAAGTATAATGGAGGAGAAAAAAGCAGTGGAGTCTGGTTACTGGCACCTTTATAGATTTAATCCAGAGCTTAAAAAAGAAGGCAAAAATCCATTTGTACTTGATTCTAAAGAGCCGACAAAATCTTTCAGAGAATTTATTGAGGGGGAGATACGATATTCCTCACTTAAAAACGTATTTCCTCACATTGCGGAAAAACTTTATCAGAAGGCAGAAGATACTGCAAAAGAGAGATACGAAAGATATAGAAAGCTGGCAGAATAA
- a CDS encoding IS1380-like element ISTps2 family transposase, whose translation MSLTLNLTKEKGFSKYILPATFDNFTVSNNVTFTYIQAFKEKIGFNKILSSILSFKKAPNAVFQPAEVIDFMIDSVIQGNTRFLHMDQLRYDNAYTEIKGHKVPSEKVCRDLIKAMPESSLEELRLINKTLLSLQSKGTKREVIMNFDDTVCTIFGEQEGASVGYNPRYHGRPSFKEKIGIIANTDELVNVTLEEGKHHTNHGFLDFVKSCEEQLPENWIIKRVRVDRGAFDYDNILYFESKGYEYVMKAKNQAWIRCFIDYVNQREHLYPWTEIDKTFSVNEIYAKMPKWDKVRRIVIIRKKLPQPKTGQICMDIDEFKYEYQAIVTNIEYMTPEEIFHEYNQRCDIENKIDELKEGFAFDQNSQRNKFCNEIFLLIKMIAYNLHNWFKRTILPEFMRHHEITTIRRILYNVPGNLVGKGRYRHIRYPNNPFLKTVITYIRKALMVFCLT comes from the coding sequence ATGAGTTTAACACTTAATCTTACAAAAGAAAAGGGGTTTTCAAAATATATTTTGCCAGCAACTTTTGACAATTTTACAGTATCAAACAATGTAACTTTCACCTATATCCAAGCATTTAAAGAAAAAATCGGCTTTAATAAAATTCTTTCAAGCATATTATCCTTTAAAAAAGCACCAAATGCTGTTTTTCAACCAGCCGAGGTTATTGACTTTATGATTGATTCTGTAATTCAAGGGAATACTCGCTTTCTTCACATGGACCAACTAAGATATGATAATGCATACACAGAAATTAAAGGACATAAAGTTCCCAGCGAAAAAGTATGCAGAGACTTAATTAAAGCCATGCCTGAAAGTTCTCTTGAAGAATTAAGACTTATTAACAAGACTTTGCTTTCCTTGCAATCTAAAGGAACGAAACGTGAAGTCATTATGAATTTTGATGATACAGTTTGTACTATATTTGGAGAGCAGGAAGGTGCTTCAGTAGGTTATAATCCAAGGTACCATGGTCGACCATCTTTCAAAGAGAAAATCGGCATTATTGCTAATACTGATGAACTTGTTAATGTTACTCTTGAAGAAGGTAAACATCACACAAATCATGGTTTCTTAGATTTTGTAAAATCTTGCGAAGAACAGCTTCCTGAAAATTGGATAATTAAGCGAGTACGCGTTGACCGTGGAGCATTTGATTACGATAATATACTGTATTTTGAATCTAAAGGTTATGAATATGTAATGAAAGCTAAAAATCAGGCATGGATCAGATGCTTTATAGACTATGTCAATCAAAGAGAACACCTTTATCCTTGGACTGAAATAGATAAGACCTTTAGTGTAAATGAAATATATGCAAAAATGCCTAAATGGGATAAAGTACGCAGAATTGTGATTATACGCAAAAAACTGCCACAGCCCAAAACAGGGCAGATTTGTATGGATATAGACGAATTCAAATATGAATATCAAGCTATAGTAACAAATATTGAGTACATGACACCTGAAGAGATATTTCATGAATACAACCAACGCTGCGACATTGAAAACAAAATAGATGAACTAAAAGAAGGATTTGCTTTTGATCAAAACAGTCAAAGAAACAAATTTTGCAACGAAATATTTTTGCTTATCAAAATGATCGCTTACAATCTCCATAATTGGTTCAAAAGGACTATCTTGCCAGAGTTTATGAGGCATCATGAGATAACCACAATAAGGCGGATATTATATAATGTACCTGGTAATCTTGTTGGGAAAGGACGTTATAGGCATATACGTTACCCTAATAATCCGTTTCTTAAGACTGTGATAACGTATATACGAAAAGCGCTAATGGTATTTTGCTTAACATAG